A single Tissierellales bacterium DNA region contains:
- a CDS encoding efflux RND transporter periplasmic adaptor subunit has protein sequence MNKKIIAIAGIAVIGAGLYMGSASLDRNTVSAEDTLSQRVALPVEVVNANSQNIEEKLYTIGSIEPEALYNVNAKSSGKAESVYFEVGDRVKKDDVLFQMDTDAFDINKNATLTQRSNALETAKLNYNQAKDTFEDQKILYEKGLISRIEFENSQKTFETAEINYNNARTDYQSQVSSFGDQLENYVVKSPVDGLIIAKSISKDQYASTQNGFTIIQEGNLKISSSITSKYIHKVSAGQKVDIYVNTLDKTYEGKIASVSYVAQNGSYPIEVEIESDGLILPGMYAELEIHVDSKEGVTTLPQDAIIKQGEDSYVYVVGEDNKAYKKLITTGIKEDGMIEVTGGIKDDVVVVTTGKEYLDEGVEVAVK, from the coding sequence ATGAATAAGAAGATAATAGCTATTGCAGGTATAGCTGTAATTGGAGCTGGATTATATATGGGCAGTGCGAGTCTTGATAGAAATACGGTTAGTGCAGAGGATACGCTTAGTCAGAGAGTAGCACTGCCAGTTGAGGTAGTAAATGCAAATTCACAGAATATAGAAGAAAAGCTTTACACTATAGGGTCAATTGAACCAGAAGCACTTTACAACGTAAACGCCAAATCATCAGGTAAAGCGGAGTCGGTTTACTTTGAAGTTGGAGATAGGGTGAAAAAAGATGACGTACTATTTCAAATGGATACAGACGCATTTGACATAAACAAAAATGCCACATTGACTCAGAGATCGAACGCACTAGAAACAGCAAAACTAAACTACAATCAAGCAAAAGACACATTTGAAGATCAAAAAATACTATACGAAAAGGGATTGATATCTAGAATAGAATTTGAGAATTCTCAAAAAACATTTGAGACAGCTGAGATAAACTACAACAATGCTAGAACAGACTACCAATCTCAAGTTTCAAGTTTTGGAGATCAACTAGAAAACTATGTAGTTAAAAGTCCTGTAGACGGATTAATAATAGCAAAGAGCATATCTAAAGACCAATATGCATCTACTCAAAATGGATTTACGATAATACAAGAAGGAAATCTAAAAATAAGCAGCTCTATAACATCGAAATACATTCACAAAGTAAGCGCCGGGCAAAAAGTAGATATATACGTGAACACATTAGACAAAACATATGAAGGTAAAATAGCAAGTGTATCGTATGTAGCACAGAACGGTTCTTATCCTATAGAAGTAGAAATCGAGAGTGATGGACTTATACTTCCAGGAATGTATGCAGAACTTGAAATCCACGTAGATAGCAAAGAAGGCGTGACAACACTTCCACAAGATGCTATCATAAAACAAGGTGAAGATAGCTATGTATACGTAGTTGGAGAAGACAACAAAGCGTACAAAAAATTGATAACTACAGGAATAAAAGAAGATGGCATGATAGAAGTAACAGGTGGTATAAAAGACGATGTAGTCGTAGTTACTACGGGTAAAGAATATTTAGATGAAGGCGTAGAAGTAGCTGTGAAATAA